Below is a genomic region from Erigeron canadensis isolate Cc75 chromosome 7, C_canadensis_v1, whole genome shotgun sequence.
ATGTAATCTTTTGTCACCTGTCAATGGGTTTTCCATAGTCTCTCGAGTAAAACCATCCATTATACATTATGctagttatatttatttatgtattatgtGAGACATGTTAATCTTTCCTGTCTATATTATCTATCTTATAAATGTTGAAGTCTTATATTCAAACATCCTACTCTTGctatgtaatttattaaaataacgtTTAACGAAAAAGAAATGCATAAGTGCAATGCTATATACATCTGGTTACCAGAGCATCTAAAGACTAAATGGGCTTTTAACTTGAATCAGTGAAAACTGGACCAAGCATCACTGATGCTGCTGTTGGGAGAATTGCTCAGGGGACCAAAGCTCTTACAGAAGGTGGTTATGAGAAAATATTTGCTTCAACATTTGAGACGGTTCCAGACGAGAAACTCTTGAAATATTATCCCTGCTACCTTTCCACTTCTGCTGGTCCCGTCATGGGAATCCTCTACATGTCAACAGCAAAACTTGCGTTTTCTAGTGACAACCCGCTTTCATACAAAGTTGGTGATGAGACACAATGGAGTTATTACAAGGTAATCTGTCTTCCCCATTGTCCTTTCTGCACCATGTTCTGATTAAACCCTTTCTCTCCAATTTCTTTCTGCCATTCTTCATGCCATAAATTGTTAACCATAAGGTACAATGATTTGTTACTCTGTGTGGCTGGGGAAAATGATTGACTCAATATGTAGCAAAATATGTAAGAAAACtatgatcaaaaataaaatgcttTGCTTGATTAATGATGCCCAGGTTTGATGATTTAAATGAATGCTTTAAAAACCTGTTAACGATGACTAGTTTTGAAACTCTAAAACATTTTATTGGATGCTTGTGGATCAAAATCAATCATTTTAGACTTCGTAATGACTAAGATCACAAATGGGtaacaaaatatttaaatacCCTCATTTCATATTGTTAGTTGTTAATTCATAGATTTCTTTCCTATCAAATAACAGGTGGTAATCCCGTTACATCAACTCAAAGCTGTCAATCCTTCAAAAAGCAAAGCCAATCCTGCCGAAAAATACATCCAGATCATATCGGTCGATAATCATGAATTCTGGTTCATGGGTTTTGTTAATTATGATAGTGCTGTAAAATACCTTCAAGGCGCTCTACAATCCAATCATTCAGTGTAAGTGTGTAACTTCATATCACAAGTATGTTCATTTGATTAGAGATGTGCTATATGATGCTTTATGCTTGCCTCTTGCCCTTTTGTATTGTGTTGGAAAGTCGTGCTCATGTAAAGGTTCGTTTGGAGCAACCATTGGTGTTCCAAAGGTTGTAAACTATAGTTCATGCACCAAATCAGTTAGTCCATTGTCTGGTCTCGCAGATTGTTTGTGTTTTAAGACAAATTAGTTCATGGAACTTCATACATACAATCCCTGTTTATGCTATGTTTGATAATTTCTCTTTATTTGCATTCTGTACATGTATTgtcatcatttttctttatcaaGAATGGGGGAGAGTTTTATTCATGAGATCTGGCGTAACTAAGATGAATTCCTTCAAGTCTATCAAATATAAGCATTAATTTTGTTTGTGATCCTTCGCAGATTGAACATCACCTAGAGTGTAGAATCTATGATGTTGGTTGTCATTTCCTCATAACTTTTACTTATTGCGTTCTAGGTAATTGCAAGAAAATGGCATTCTGCTAGTGTAACCACTCCTAAAATGTCCCAGGTGGTCCCGACTTACCCAACCCTCCTTGTAATTAGCTTCCCGTTTCAATAAAAGTTGGTGTATACTAGGTCTAAATCACTTTAAAAGATGGTCTAGATTTGGGAAAATTGTGTTTCAACGTGATGCATGACCATAAAATTGGTCATTTGATAATTGATGGTGTCGATTTAACTAGGTTAAGTACTAACTTGTTTTGTACGAAAGGTAATGACTAACTTAACCCGGGGCCAAAACCTGGTGACAAGTGCGATTTATCTTGATGGTACCTTTTAAGCACATACAACCAATAATATATATGGGTTCGAATTTGTTCTCAATCCCATGGGGTGGTGTTTAGAAACGGGTGCTCAATGCCTCAAAACCTCATCCTTTTCGTACGTCAGCCCATCCATTCCACTCATTTTGAGCTAGTAGCATCTACGAATGAATTAACTTTTgcataatctatatctatataataaataatatgtagTTAATTACTTATAATTAACATGGTAACCTAAATAATGGGTTTACAAGCATTAAAACATCATGGAACACGGTAGTAACCAGTAACCATACATAGGCAAAACAGATGGATGTCCTTTTTCTCTGTGCACTTGCCATATGACAAGGTAACAACAGAATATATAACAACTTCTAGTCGTTCCTATTAACTAACAGGGccaaaatatttcatattttcttgATTATCAAACCTGCAATATCTTGTCATAATGAATTAATGAATACTCATCATAAATCTACCgagaataaaactaaaatatgaactttatatattaaactGCTACATAGAACTGACTACGGCCAGGTTTTCTTAACCTTTATCATCTGGATTCGGTTTGTGTACAAACGAGTTTCATGATCATATCCATAGCAAAAAACGAATGTTTCGTTACAATACTTGAGAGATTCCTCAAATCGATACATATACACTTTCATTTCCTTTCCCTTCTATGTCGAATCTCTGATTCCTTGTTTGAAATCCCATAACTCCCATCATCTTGTAAATTCATATCAAACACTTTGGAATCAAAACCAGATTCTTCTAATTTTCTACCATTTCCCTTCTTACGATTCAAACCCGAAATCTCCCTTCCCCTCCTCCTCCTACCATCCTTGTTGTCATTCCCATTTCCCCCAGAATCTGGAATTGGAATCCGATACCCAACACCCAAATCATTTTTCTCAACTTCTTGATGATCGGTAATTCTGCCGTATGGTTTAATACTATGAACAACCCCTTTAGGGAAAAACCTAGCAGACGGAACCCCATCATCATAAGTCTCAAACAATTGAGGTCCGTCTTTCTCGGACCATAAATCGAACCCACCGGGTTTCTGAAACCTATCAGCTAAAACCTTCAACTGCTCATCAGCGGTGACCGAAAACAACTTGGGTGCTTTTTCAACCACTTCCCACGGCCGCTCCAGCTCTGACACCGCTGCACTTAGCTCCGCCCTTTTTCTCATTTCGTATATCTGACGTTCGCGGGCCAGTCGAGCTCGGAGGAGTTGTTTACTTTTCTTGGCTTGCATTCGTTTCCATTGCCACTTTGACACGCCGCCAGGGTATGTCCTTGGACCGCCGCCCATCCGAATGGTTGTGGATACGGGTGGGTTAGCGATTGAGAGATGGTAGAATCTGGATGTCAGGAATCTGTGGGTCGGGTCGGATTCGATTTGGGATGAGAAGCTCAGGGTGGATGATGAAACAGGAATATTAAGAATCATGGTGTCAAAAATAAGGCCCGCAATAATTATTGTTCGGATGAACTGATGAAGTTTTATGATATGGGTAGCATCCACAATCCTTTCAATGACttgatccttttttttttctcccttaAGTTTTCAcctcatattttcatttttttttttctttttctttaatcaaattaaaataatcttaatcttaatatgtATTATAAGACacacttattaaccaatcaaatcgctcaattttatcaaattgactttcgcttatgtcatcatttagattaactataaattaaaaataataataattattatccaaatatattattatattagtatttataataatttatagaaaaagtctctttaatttacacttttttgttttccatcaataatttacactttttagccctgaatactaaagttatatttattttaagctatcaacttgagaagaatattttaaaatttacaattatttaattaattaaaataatttcaacatatgaattattgtctacaaaaaattatttcagaACCTAATGAATTATTAACTAATAAAATCGCTTCGCTCAATTTCAACATAGGAATCAACTAGAAATATACACCCGCGCGTTGCCGCGGGGGTTTTATCGTAACATCATGTATAAGTGTTCATTAAGCTTAAATGTAGTTTTATATTCCATATGTTGGGGCATGACTCAAGTAAATTATTCATAGGATGTCATATTGTCATGTATTGTGTTGTACCTCATATTCTACAATTCAATCAAGTAGCAgaagattttaaaaatagcaTGATAGAGTACATCTTAACTATTGTTTAATAGGTAATCATAATTCATATAACTCTATCTACATGAACTCAAAACATTATGTCGTTTATTTTGTAAATCTAAATTCGGGTTAATTAAAAGGTTGCATAATGCTAAGTACGTATATGTAGTTTTTCAAATGATATCAAATGTTGCACCGCATCATGTAAAATGTATTCTAAATAAAATCCAATATTACGAACTTTACAAATGTGAAAAACTATAagattcaaaataaatatacatagtacaataataaactttaaataaaaatcaaacacaaaagCTTAAACTTTTGTCAATGAATGACCTCAAGTCCTCGATCTATATCACCATCTTACATATAAAAAAGcatttaacttaattatatCATGAAACTAAAAATGTAGTCTCGTTTtataagtgatatatatatatataatatatagtataagTGGCAAATCACATTACACTTACTGTAAGTTGTAAAAATTGGTACTcgtaaaatatacatataaaaaacacaaaagaaaatCAGAACCCACCCCACCGCTTAAAAAAATCATGTGCTGTCCGCCTGTCCCTCACACATTCCTACTCTCAAAGATAATTTTTGTACTACTACCAGTATTCTTCAAAACCAAATCTATTTTCCCTTTCCATTTCCCTTTCATCTACAAAATCAGAACAAAATATATGCATAACCATGTCACTAAAAAATAGATTCATGAAAATCACCTTACTTCACCCAGAAaacaacaaatcaaacaaaaatgtcaaaaagaaaactaaaaaagttaaaagtcagACAAATCGGAAAAAGTAGAGGGAggaattgatgatgtgattcATCCGACAATGATTTTGACGGCAACAATGACGTAACGTTTTTCTCTCTTCTTAAATCAATGTGTAAGTGTGTTGTTTTGTGGTGGGTGCTATTTGAACGGAGCTGGTATATATCTGACGCTGGTATAGATTCGATGCACACAaaggttggtggtggtggtgttataGATGATGTGGTTCTCGGTGGTGTTATAAATCCAGTCATCCAGATGAGGCGGTGACCGACGGTGGTGTTTAGCTTTTAACCGACGGTCTAAAGGTTGTTGGCAGTGGTGTTTGCTCCGATGTTATAGACCCGGATGAGATGGTGACCGACAAACATGTGAAGCTCATGAACATGTATTGATTGCTTCTATTAAGTATGAAGATTTTTTACACGAATTGGATTTAGATATGTTCTTGTATTTGGGAAGAAAGGGTTTTGATGAAAAGATTTAGAATGattttataatatgttttaaacttttagttgAAGTTAAACTGGAAAATGTAatgcataaaaaagttgtatCATGTGCATTATAGTTAGTAAAGATAGTGTTTGTACCTTATGCATTAATGGTTGTAAAAAACAGGTTGGTTTTAGTATATAGGTAAATTTCAACATGGGCTgatcacagaacaaaacacgatttacaacagagggttacttgaatactaaatccaaatagaTATGAACTTAATTCAatattcattctatctctcaataaaaaaaggtacatgattttctccttttttatgtattagttttgtgtattaatgtttaaagttacaattgtcactcaaataaAGAGTCCTAATTGCtgttaaaaaatatgaaaaacaatcctaattgttatctaattatcataggacaggtgattgaaaataaacctattcgtgttatgcgTATgtttcatgatcaaatacatatacttgaatgtcaagtacacgatcacaagtatgtttatatttttattcttaattatttttcataataatatcacattatgagtaaaaattggtttcaaaaagttttataatagagaaattaatACAGCATGTGTCTCAGTTAATAATCACAGTGatgaacctgtgattattgtactacaacttgcaaaatataacacttaaaatcatatatcttcaaatttgttagcttttatgacttaaatgtataagTATCTAATATTGacaatatcgtaaaccccgtgtccagtgttggacacgggtctaaaatctaacaGTTACTAAATTAACGCATACGTTATACGGGAATAACTgaaaactagattaatacccggtcggtgaccgggtaaCCATGTAAGCTTATCTTGTACACTTTTAGATAACATATATAGTCTAGTTATTATTAAGATTGTCAATATTTGACCCTACCCAAAATTCGACTTGAAACTGAATCCAAAAACTGGATTAAGGTTGTGAAATATCGACTCCGGTAACTCgccaatttgattttttttttttgggttaaaAGTTGAACCCGTCaactcaaaaatatttaaatttatatatttttttattaggtcGACCCACCAATTTAATTGATTCACatctgtaacaaccgtcttagaaataatttaaataaattactcAAATCATACTGTCGCCATTAGAACGATTAGACGGctcaatttaatttaaattctaGGTATATTGTAGACCCAAATATGTGTTTATATGAAGACccatttgatcttaaatcttgactTAAAGGACGAGTCTATAATTTAAtacgataaaatactagaattcgagtcgtaaacgtttgtgttcataaaagttctagttcaaaatgttcgcaaatggtcattacatttattgagttcatttaatataggaaaggtttaaatagaaaatgatGGAAACCCTTGAGAGAGAAACTACTATTCACCTCCTTCTCcttctccatctttcttctctctctctctaaaaacacatagttgcagccacattcacacacacaaaattcatcttttgattttgggttgttaaacctaaatcgtttgtacttttagcatccctgtgataatcaaaacatatttctagaatcaaatctcaggtaacaatgACAAtctatgagtttttgatcaaattgaaagtgtactttttcaagtttatgttcttgatgatttggttcaattttgaatgaaaatcgtgtttatagttaatgggtttgtgtctaaatgtgtttagtaacatttttatgaacaaacttgggtcataacatgctttaatctacaaaacccatttttgaaagtgaaggaaAACTTGCCCTTGATGTGCCAcgccttgttcatgttatagatggtcttgaaatcattaaaagtgttattggttagtgttattatgtatatatgtactagtgcTATGTTCTAACAAGTTCGGAAATCGATCTTGGCCTTCGTATTGTATGATTGCCTCTGTTCAGCTCGTGTGGCACATGAAACGGTCTTAAATGGGACGATCTtagttcaagatcgtcctaaacAGCCTCTTTTGGTTCCTCGTGCTTGTTCATTCGATCTTATGTGGTGTTgtgttgttggtacgtttaatgggtaactgatTATTTgaatcggttttgctcaaacacaCGTTCATAATCTAGAAAAGACCTTGTTCTTGTTCTCAATgtatgaaacgatcttgttagATCAaggctaggacgatcctgaaGTAAAGAACCTTGAAACGATCCTGAACAATAACCTTTAAGACGATCTTGTGTCTTAAGCATAAAACGACCATGTCCTTGCTTGTGATACCTAAAAcgatgaaacgatcttgagactTTGTAGTTGTGAAACGACTTTGAACCAAGCATtaggtgggacgatcttgagccaacaaccaggacgatcttgagccaacaaccaggacgatcttgagcaacaaccaggacgatcttgacttTCCTTAGaccctagaacgatcttgaAACACTTCGAAACCCTAGCACAACCTAACACCTATAACATATCACACTCAAAACAATCTAATCATGTACCTAATCACCAAAATCACTTCTTAACTTCATTATCATATGATTAATCACATTCAAGGCTATGTTTTAACATTGAAGCTagttcctaaaacgatctaGAACAACGAATATTGTGCAAACCTTAATTGAGTATACCAAGACATGTTCTACCTTGACTATTCAAGTACGAGCtctatgaacaactaaatcgagttcttaaggctaaagttcatCATTTAAAGACACgctcaactcattaacacgataagtacttatgtgtgagttcaaagacgttcagttcgagtccagttcatgtacttatagttcattcaaactcttttcgagtcaaaacgttcaaagatcttcaaaggaccaaatcatcagttcatcaaggacatctcagtgaataattaatcacaagaactaatacatgtgtttatttatgatcaataacttgtgattaggttTACATCAAGACTTACttggattcaaatagatataacctacttatatctgtgcttgtaaactacgctgtaccggatcactgtgagtcttcgtagcccctttttctttacttatgttttggggtgaaaggaatactacatatgctttcatatatgccgtaactgctttcaTTATTCTATGGCTGCTAGACTACTTTATGACATACTAGCCAGGTCATGTTTATGACcgtgagtgcacgattgattgcatatactagccatgtcatgtttatgactgcgAGTGCACGATTGATTTATTCTAGCCAAgtactgtaagtgcacgattatacACATTCTCATACTCATGTGCACAGTTGGTCTCTAGCTACATCATACTACTTTATTCTCGAATTCTATTGACGACAtaaatcataacttatacaacttattaatgttctcaaacctacgaactcaccaacctttgtgttgacacgtttaagtattcctttcaggtaatcaagcaaatcgtggctaggattggtagcatgagactcttagcagactgcaggctaggttttgGGAGTTTGCACGCTTTCGTATATGTttgatggcaatatgcctaactgtttcccctgcgtgggaacttaccTTGCACTTATTTGAATGCTTCTTTAAATTATGTGTGTGATGACTTctattttgattatttgaactatgtaatcgattatttatgcttaatgtatgcactcatttagtttttctatgtaacatccatgtgcgcgtgtgctttatcttgcaccccgagttttccgccgtagtcggggtgttacagattggtatcagagccgtggttatagtgaattaggtggatttgcctagactataacttaggaaccgcacgtagcatgcatgataggaattatgtgtgcattcaatcTCTATGAATCTTATCTACATCTGCGATATTCATGCTATTGTATTTCATTCATGCGCAGAccttagaaccatgctaccCTGCCACGTGTATTCATGCTATTGGTATTCAAACTATGAGATGTGTTAAAATTAAGTAATGATAACAAGTTAGCGAAATGACGTGTTGGTAGCAAGGAAGTACGGCGATATaccatcacagaaaagcctgatcaacttttcgcgtgtggtatattttctatggacttgatagcaacatggatcgtgcctaagatggttagagtgtggtagcaatTCTGGGATGTTCAATTGGTGctggtcgggtggagggttagccgctggtataccctgtatacatacctttgccaatacctagagagcataccggTACCGTgaaccgaccttgcattagatgtactagaggtgtggaaggttagccgctggtacaccctgtatacatacaccgctagtgcatcAGATGTAGGTGCTAGATTCGGACCGCACTTTGGCTGTCAAAAGTAAATtggtttaaaattaaatttaagttgaaatggttatgttatttaccttgcaaactatctttcatgaattgaatatttttattgtGACGTTACTTTGTACCGCATGATTGACATTGATGATAATGCTTACCTTCGGATATAATACTTGAATTCTTGAGTTACATGCGATAATGAAAGTATAAACGtataggattctagaaaactaacacgagtgtgctTGAGAGTGCGTAAATGACGTCACGAACGACTATTTCCTCATTCTAACGTCGATcccgtcttttcctaatatcGGAAAATGGTGCGcacaagagcaaacccgaatgtcgaagTTCAAGCTGATGGAgttggtcgtggtaaccctGGGGGTGGTCGTGGCAATCCAAGAGGTGGTCGTGGAGGTCAGCAATGAAGAGGCCGTGGTAGGGGCCGGGGTGGCCGTGGCGATGGCATGGGTGATGTTGAAAACCCTGATTTGGCCACTATCATTGCTAAACAACTGTCGGCTTCAATGCAGACTATTATCGAACAAGTGGCTGCCGCAATGGGTACTGCCCCGAATCAGAACCGAAGGGCACCTGAAGTTGAAGTTGAACCAGTAAGAGTTGAaccgcaacaagtgaatcaagaaccagagAATTTTGATCCCGAAGTGAAGTTTGTTGGAGATGGTAtgtatgtgggccctggacCCAGGAGGTTTCCCAGAAATGATGAGTATGCAGTGGAAATGAGAGGTTGCAGTTACACTGAATTCAAGAAGTGTGGTCCACCAGATTATAATGGAAAGGGAGGGGCAGGTGTATTCatgaagtggttggagaaattggaagcagtcatggacataagCGAATGTCCATCCCATCAGAGagtaagattcactggaggttcattcaacGATGATGTACTGTCATGGTGGAACACTTTGTTAAGAGCCCGTGGAAGAACTGCTACTTTGGAAacaccatgggatcagtttaaggagatgatgaagaaccgcTTTTGTCCACTgaatgagatgcagaagattgagcaagagttttggcaccacaccatggtgggatctggACATGCAGAGTATACCAGCAAGTTTCAAGAGCtggctagattggtaccacACTTGGTGACTTCTGAGTCGAAGctgattgagagatacatctatggcCTCATTCCTCAGATTCGTAACACCATGACTGACATTCCTCCTTACTCCATCGAAGAAGCTATTCGAAGGACCAGTGCtatgactgatgacttggttagggctggaGCACTGGCTAAATCTGGAGAGAAGAAGAGGGATTTTGGTGAACCCAGTAAGAGGAGAGATTTCAGAACTGACAAGAGAACCAGGGTTGGaaaggtgtttgcagcagttgagcCAGGACAGAGGGCGTATGTTGGCCAATCTCCTCAAtgtgctacttgtacttatcatcatcCAACAGCAGTGCTATGTcgattttgtcagaattgtcagaagtttggGCACTTAGCTAAAGACTGCAGAACAACCAGAATCCCAGCAGCACCACTAAATGTCGCACCAAGAAACATTAGGAATCCTCCAGTTAATCAAAGAGCCTGTTATGAGTGTGGCAGCACTGAACACTACCGCAATGCTTGCCCAAGAATTGTTAGGAGACCCGCCCCAGTCGCAGTCAATCAGAATCCACTGCAGATCGCAACTCCTAATCCACTAAgagttaaccaagcccagcaggccaggggccgagtctttgctTTGAATGCTGTGGAAACTGCTAACGATCCAAACGTcgtcacgggtacatttctcttaaacaatcacctagctactgtgttattcgattcgGGTGCCGACTATAgctttatctccactaactGTGTGTGCActattaacgtgaaaccc
It encodes:
- the LOC122607413 gene encoding uncharacterized protein LOC122607413; the protein is MILNIPVSSSTLSFSSQIESDPTHRFLTSRFYHLSIANPPVSTTIRMGGGPRTYPGGVSKWQWKRMQAKKSKQLLRARLARERQIYEMRKRAELSAAVSELERPWEVVEKAPKLFSVTADEQLKVLADRFQKPGGFDLWSEKDGPQLFETYDDGVPSARFFPKGVVHSIKPYGRITDHQEVEKNDLGVGYRIPIPDSGGNGNDNKDGRRRRGREISGLNRKKGNGRKLEESGFDSKVFDMNLQDDGSYGISNKESEIRHRRERK
- the LOC122607159 gene encoding GEM-like protein 1, yielding MNPSQPSTDYAPYPKIDPNDVAPPPPVTSAGVSWTSVPVGSQPQTTAPPPPRATATGQPMYTSGGATTMPTESNPYVSPAPVPTSSTKKTIESVKDVLGKWGKAAADATKKGQDYAGEVWQHLKTGPSITDAAVGRIAQGTKALTEGGYEKIFASTFETVPDEKLLKYYPCYLSTSAGPVMGILYMSTAKLAFSSDNPLSYKVGDETQWSYYKVVIPLHQLKAVNPSKSKANPAEKYIQIISVDNHEFWFMGFVNYDSAVKYLQGALQSNHSV